A single window of Pyrus communis chromosome 10, drPyrComm1.1, whole genome shotgun sequence DNA harbors:
- the LOC137748406 gene encoding uncharacterized protein: protein MAATVLFACHSNIIVNHGCRNDYLSLRKSFLGVGHRILDQTIANRNQNHNSFQKKKSSYRFSVSAVTKGSAKSSKSDEKIPPWAKPDSDEPPPWAQNEGKKDDSQEGFEIPFFVYLFASAITAIAAIGSVFEYVNEKPVFGILSSDSIFYAPVLGFFAFTGIPTSAFLWFKSVQTANKEAEEQDKRDGYR from the exons ATGGCTGCGACCGTGTTGTTTGCATGCCATTCCAATATAATTGTAAACCACGGCTGTAGAAATGATTATCTGTCATTACGCAAATCATTCTTGGGTGTTGGACACAGAATCCTGGATCAAACCATTGCCAACAGAAATCAAAACCATAACAGCTTTCAAAAAAAGAAGTCATCTTATAGGTTTTCCGTTTCTGCTGTCACCAAAGGTTCTGCAAAATCAAGCAAGTCCGATGAGAAAATCCCCCCTTGGGCTAAACCAGATTCAGACGAGCCCCCTCCTTGGGCCCAGAATGAAGGCAAGAAAGATGATTCACAAGAGGGATTTGAGATTCCCTTTTTTGTTTATCTGTTCGCCTCAGCAATCACTGCAATCGCTGCA ATAGGTTCTGTTTTCGAGTATGTGAACGAGAAGCCAGTCTTCGGAATCTTGAGTTCAGACAGCATATTTTATGCTCCAGTGCTTGGATTTTTTGCATTTACTGGCATCCCCACTTCT GCATTCCTGTGGTTTAAATCTGTTCAAACTGCTAACAAGGAAGCTGAGGAGCAAGACAAGAGGGATGGCTATCGATAG